From one Sardina pilchardus chromosome 6, fSarPil1.1, whole genome shotgun sequence genomic stretch:
- the smad10b gene encoding mothers against decapentaplegic homolog 4, whose translation MSVNAPNSNDACLSIVHSLMCHRQGGENEGFAKRAIESLVKKLKEKKDELDSLITAITTNGVHPSKCVTIQRTLDGRLQVAGRKGFPHVIYARLWRWPDLHKNELKHVKFCQYAFDLKYDNVCVNPYHYERVVSPGIVGLSIHNTGPPGRLIKEEYSHDCIQMDVPPSRMPSQSNHLSTDHYGQPLPPLQLHPESSHPTPVSHYGNIPRSPPATGPMLSMQGGHNEGLLQIARPRSLSSTPPPSTPTHGPPQTPTSQSDYSTPKHSQSQGSFHTTWTGSSTASYTPVGPQQNGRSHQQQSSHQQPTQPTHHFWSQHHTPASFPQPVSNHPGPEFWCSISYFEMDIQVGEMFKVPANCPVVTVDGYVDPSGGDRFCLGQLSNVHRTDSSERARLHIGKGVQLECRGEGDVWMRCLSDHAVFVQSYYLDREAGRAPGDAVHKIYPGAYIKVFDLRQCHRQMQQQAATAQAAAAAQAAAVAGSIPGPGSVGGIAPAVSLSAAAGIGVDDLRRLCILRLSFVKGWGPDYPRQSIKHTPCWVEVHLHRALQLLDEVLHSMPLADPGPAN comes from the exons ATGTCTGTGAATGCCCCCAATAGTAATGATGCATGTCTGAGCATCGTACATAGCTTGATGTGCCATCGCCAAGGGGGGGAAAACGAAGGCTTTGCCAAACGAGCCATTGAGAGCTTGGTGAAGAaactgaaagagaaaaaagatgagCTAGACTCCCTCATCACTGCCATCACCACCAATGGTGTCCACCCCAGCAAGTGTGTCACAATCCAGAGGACGCTGGATGGAAGACTCCAG GTTGCTGGGCGGAAAGGCTTCCCCCATGTGATCTACGCTCGGCTGTGGCGTTGGCCAGACCTCCATAAGAACGAACTCAAGCATGTCAAGTTCTGTCAGTACGCCTTCGACCTCAAATATGACAATGTCTGTGTGAATCCTTACCATTATGAGAGGGTTGTGTCACCAGGCATAG TGGGACTCAGTATACACAACACTG GCCCCCCAGGGAGACTAATCAAAGAGGAGTACAGCCATGACTGCATCCAGATGGACGTCCCTCCCTCTAGGATGCCCTCCCAGTCCAATCACCTCTCCACGGATCACTACGGCCAGCCGTTGCCCCCCCTTCAGCTCCACCCAGAGTCTTCTCATCCCACTCCTGTCAGCCACTATGGCAACATCCCCCGTTCGCCTCCAG CAACCGGCCCGATGTTGTCCATGCAGGGGGGCCATAATGAGGGCCTGTTGCAGATCGCCCGCCCCCGGAGTctgtcctccacccctcccccctccacccccacccacggCCCTCCGCAGACCCCCACCAGTCAGAGCGACTACAGCACCCCCAAACACTCCCAGTCCCAGGGCTCCTTCCACA CTACCTGGACAGGCTCCAGTACGGCCTCCTACACACCTGTAGGACCTCAACAGAATGGGCGCAGTCACCAACAGCAGTCATCCCATCAGCAGCCCACTCAGCCCACCCATCACTTCT GGTCTCAACATCACACTCCCGCCTCTTTTCCTCAACCCGTGTCCAATCATCCAG GTCCAGAATTCTGGTGCTCAATCTCATACTTTGAGATGGACATCCAGGTAGGGGAGATGTTTAAGGTTCCAGCTAACTGCCCTGTGGTGACCGTGGATGGCTACGTTGATCCATCTGGAGGTGACCGGTTCTGTTTGGGCCAGTTGAGTAATGTTCACCGTACTGATTCGAGTGAGAGGGCTCG gcTACACATCGGTAAAGGGGTGCAGTTGGAGTGTCGCGGGGAGGGCGATGTGTGGATGCGTTGCCTGAGCGACCATGCGGTCTTTGTGCAGAGCTACTACCTGGACAGGGAGGCAGGCCGAGCCCCGGGCGACGCGGTCCATAAGATATACCCGGGGGCTTACATTAAG GTGTTTGACCTGAGACAGTGCCACAGGCAGATGCAGCAGCAGGCGGCCACAGCTCAAGCAGCAGCCGCTGCCCAGGCCGCCGCTGTGGCGGGCAGCATCCCGGGTCCTGGCAGCGTGGGGGGCATCGCTCCGGCTGTCA GCCTCTCAGCAGCTGCAGGTATTGGGGTGGATGACCTGCGGCGCCTCTGTATCCTGCGGCTGAGTTTCGTGAAGGGTTGGGGCCCAGACTACCCCCGGCAGAGCATCAAGCACACCCCCTGCTGGGTGGAGGTGCACCTGCACCGGGCGCTGCAGCTTCTGGACGAGGTGCTCCACTCCATGCCCTTGGCTGACCCGGGCCCGGCCAACTGA
- the chtopb gene encoding chromatin target of PRMT1b has translation MSSQAAAKVVVKSTTKVSLNDRFTNMLKNKQPPAVNVRATMQQQHASTARNRRLAQQMENRPSVQAALQNKQSKTLKQRLGVQARLGRQMVTGARGGMGTRGFAVTGFRGVIRGGGRGRGTFFRGAMPLRGVMRGRGGPGRLAVRRGLRQRGGQMGRAGLLVSRGARAGFGGRGRGVGLRGRGAFANRGGARGTFPNRGGGRGGFANRGGRGGFANRGGGRGGFGNRGGARGAFAGRGAARGRGRGRGRGRGAGQSDLTREQLDNQLDDYMSKTKGHLDAELDAYMAQAEDME, from the exons ATGAGCTCTCAAGCAGCAGCGAAAGTTGTGGTGAAAAGCACGACCAAAGTGTCTCTGAACGACCG CTTCACTAATATGCTGAAGAACAAGCAGCCTCCTGCAGTTAATGTGAGGGCTACTATGCAGCAGCAACATGCATCAACTGCTCGGAACCGAAGGCTTGCCCAGCAGATGGAGAATCGCCCGTCAGTCCAGGCTGCCCTGCAGAACAAACAGTCTAAG ACTCTAAAACAACGGCTAGGTGTCCAGGCACGACTGGGTCGCCAGATGGTCACCGGAGCCCGAGGAGGAATGGGCACGAGGGGCTTCGCAGTGACTGGATTCCGAGGGGTGATCCGCGGTGGTGGCCGTGGAAGAGGCACTTTCTTCAGGGGAGCCATGCCTCTCAGAG GCGTGATGCGTGGCCGAGGAGGACCTGGTCGACTGGCAGTGAGGCGGGGCCTCAGGCAGAGAGGAGGCCAGATGGGCCGAGCAGGACTGCTGGTCAGTAGAGGAGCCCGTGCTGGATTCGGAGGAAGAG GTCGAGGAGTGGGTCTCCGTGGACGCGGTGCGTTTGCCAATCGGGGTGGAGCACGCGGCACATTCCCCAATCGAGGAGGAGGACGTGGCGGCTTCGCCAACCGAGGAGGACGCGGCGGATTTGCAAACCGGGGAGGAGGCCGGGGCGGGTTCGGCAACCGCGGTGGAGCCCGCGGTGCTTTCGCCGGTCGGGGTGCCGCGCGTGGTCGTGGACGGGGTCGAGGTCGAGGTCGGGGTGCTGGCCAGTCCGATCTGACCCGAGAGCAGCTGGACAACCAGCTGGACGACTACATGTCCAAAACCAAAGGCCACCTGGATGCAGAGCTGGATGCCTACATGGCCCAGGCCGAGGACatggagtga